CCTTTGCGCAACAATCCGTGATCCACAAACACGCAGGTAAGTTGCTCTCCTACCGCCTTGTGAATCAGGACAGCCGCGACGGAGGAATCCACACCGCCGCTTAGTGCACACAACACCTTTTTGTCCCCTACACGCTCGCGGATTTCCCGGATCGTGTCGTCAATAAAGGTTTCCATGCTCCAGTTCCCTTCGCATCCGCAAACGTCATACAGGAAACGGCGGATCATTTCGTCGCCGTTAACGGTGTGACGTACTTCCGGATGAAATTGGACGGCGTAGATGCGCCGATTCGGATCACTCATCGCAGCCACGGGCGCCGATTCGGTCCGACAATCCACTTGGAAGCCGGACGGCGGTTCCACCACCACATCACTGTGGCTCATCCACACCAATTGTCGACGGTCCATGTCGCGGAACAAGGGAGAATCGGATACCACTTCGGTTTCCGCTTTTCCGTATTCACGCTTGTGGGCTCGTTCCACCCGGGCACCGAAATGGGCCGAGATCAACTGCATTCCGTAACAGATCCCCAAAATGGGTACACCCAACTTAAAAATGGCCGGATCGCACTTGGGCGCCCCTTCGGCATAGACGCTTGCCGGTCCACCGGAAAACACGATGCCTTTCGGTTGCATCTCCCGCAGCCGGTCCGCCTTGATATCAAACGGAAGCAATTCGCTGAACACACCCAGATCACGAATCCGGCGGGCGATCAGCTGGTTGTATTGCCCGCCAAAATCCAGTACCACCACACGTTCCATCGGCTTGTCCATCCCCACATACTCCTTCCACAGGCAAGATTCCATACAAAAAGACCGGGTCT
The DNA window shown above is from Polycladomyces subterraneus and carries:
- the guaA gene encoding glutamine-hydrolyzing GMP synthase: MDKPMERVVVLDFGGQYNQLIARRIRDLGVFSELLPFDIKADRLREMQPKGIVFSGGPASVYAEGAPKCDPAIFKLGVPILGICYGMQLISAHFGARVERAHKREYGKAETEVVSDSPLFRDMDRRQLVWMSHSDVVVEPPSGFQVDCRTESAPVAAMSDPNRRIYAVQFHPEVRHTVNGDEMIRRFLYDVCGCEGNWSMETFIDDTIREIRERVGDKKVLCALSGGVDSSVAAVLIHKAVGEQLTCVFVDHGLLRKGEAESVMRTFADHFHMNVVKVDARERFLQKLKGVTDPEQKRKIIGNEFIRVFEEESDKLGEHHFLGQGTLYTDIIESGTATAQTIKSHHNVGGLPEDMRMELIEPLNTLFKDEVRKVGEELGLPKEIVWRQPFPGPGLGIRVIGEVTEEKLTIVRESDAILREEIQRAGLDREIWQYFTTLPDFRSVGVMGDARTYAYTVGIRAVTSVDGMTADWARIPYDVLERIANRIVNEVDGVNRVVYDITSKPPSTIEWE